GAGCCAGAGGTCGCGGGACCAGTAGCGGTTGTATGCGCCGACGTCCTGGCGCTACCTTCTCCGGACTTCGCCGTCGTGAACTGGGGCGACTTCCGCGGACGGCAGGGCCTGCCGAACCAACGGGCGCCCTACGCTCGCATCGTCGCCATCGACATGAACACCGGCGAGCACCTGTGGGAGACCCCCAACGGGGACACGCCGGAGCGCAGCCGCAAGCACCCGGCGCTCGAAGGCTGGACGTGCCGAACACCGGCGTTCCCTCGCACCCGGTCACCATGGTGACGAAGACGCTGCTGGTCACGGCCGAGGGCACGGCCGGGCTCCCGCGCCTGCACGCGCTCGACAAGCGGACCGGCGAACGGCTCGGCACCGTGGCGATGCCCGCCTCGGGGCAGTACGGGATGATGGGCTACCTGCACGAGGGACGGCAGTAAATCGTAGTGCAGGTGGCGGGATCGGGCCTGCCGGGATCGGGCCTGCCGGGATCGCTGGCGGCGCTGGCCCTGCCCTGACAGAAGCTCCGGCGTCGTCATGTACCGGGCGCCGTTCCTGCGCAGACTCCCGGACCCGGCGATCGTCGAATCATGGCCGGCGGCCGACTGCCCCGGGGTCAGTCGGTCGCCACGTCGAACGCGGTCAGGCCCCGCGTCGCCTGGCTGAACTCCACCCCGATCAGGTGAATCGGCGCGCCCAGGCCCCGATACTTCTCGGCATAGCGCTTGTTGCGCAACTGCGCCAACGCCGCCCCTGCGGCGGCTCGCTCCACCACCTTGAATTCGAACAGATACATCTGGTCGTTGAAAGCCACGGCCAGGTCGAGACGCCCCCGGCTGGTGCTGTCCTCCACCCGCACGTCCAGACCCAGGGCCGCGAGGCAGGCGTAGAACACGCTCGCGTAGTAGCCCTCGTAGCGCGCGATGTCGTTGCTCGCATGCCACTGGTGGGGGATGCCGGCGAAGAAGGCCCGGAACAGTTCTTCGAGTCCGGCGAAGTCGTTGACCCGGAGCAGCGCCAACAGCCGCGGACCCGGCTCCGCGCCGCGTGACGCCCCGCGAACGAGATGCCGCAGCATGCCCTGGTTCAGGCTCTGCCGGACCTCGCGGTTCGGATATCCCAGCCGGTAGTACCGCGTGCCGTCGATCCGTTCCACCTCCCGAATCGTCAGGTAGCCGGTCTGGAACAACAGCGCCTCCGGGGCCACGTCGTCCACGTCGAACGACGACAGCAGCTCGTCCGTGCCGAGCAGGCCGTCGAGGGCGAACGTCTCTACGCCGCGCGATACCAGCGTGTCGATCAGGAACGCCGGCGTGCCCGTCTCGAACCAGTACGCGCCGAACTCGCGCCGGTCGAAGAGCAGCAGGATGTCGAACGGGTTGTAGACCGTCTCGCCGTCCACCCACCGATAGCCGTCGTACCAGTCGCGGATCGCGTCCCGATCGAGGCCGGGCAGTTCGGGAGCGAAGACCGTGTCCAGGTCCGCGTCGGTATAGCCGCAGAGGGCGGCATGGCGCGGATCCAGCGTGACGTCTATCAGGTTGTTTAGGCCGGAAAACAGACTGACCTTCGAGAACCTGCTCACCCCGGTCAGCAGCGTGAACCGGACGTGCGCGTCGCTGGACTTGATGGTGCCGTACAGGCCGCGCAGAAAGTTGCGGTTGGCGCGGGCCGTGTCCGGCGTCTCGAGCGCGTCGAGGATCGGCTTGTCGTACTCGTCCACCAGCACCACGACCCGCTGTCCGCGCTGCTGGTGGAGCGCCTCGATCAGTCCTGCGAATCGGCCTGGTAGCGATGCGTAGGCGCCGGCCAGTCCGGCCCGCCGTTCGGCGGCCGCGATCTGATCGGCGACCTGCGCCGGCAGGGTGTCCGGCGCGGTGAAGTCGCCGCCGCTGAAGTCGAGCCGCAGCACCGGATGACGCACCGTCCAGTCCCAGTGGTCATGGATCGCCAATCCTTCGAACAGCGGCCGGTTGCCCTCGAAGAGCTGCTTCAGCGTATCCACCAGCAGGCTCTTCCCGAAGCGCCGGGGGCGCGACAGGAAAAAGTGCTTGCCCGCGTCGATGAGACGGCGCAGCCCGGCGGTCTTGTCCACGTAGTAGTAGCCGCCCGTCCGAATCTCGCTGAAGGTCTGGATCCCGATCGGCAGCTTGCGCCGCCTTCCTGCCCCCGGGGAGGTGGTCGCGTCCCGTGCGGTCGGCATCGGCTGGGATTCATTATGCAATGCCGAGCAGAATCGCTGCCCGCCTCGGGCCAGCACGGGATGGGCTACCTGCCCGAGGGCCGGCAGTACGTCGTGGTGCAAGTGGCGGGATCGGGTCTGCCGGGTCGCTGGCGGCGCTGCGGTTGCCGTCGCCCTGACCACGGATGGATCTGCCGGGGTCGCTGGGGGAACTGCGGCTGCCTTCGTCGGGTTGGCTTGCATATTGCCCACGGCGCGGGCGATATTCGCCCGTCTCGTGGTCGACGTCCAGCTAACGTGCCTCTCGACCTGCCGGCCTCCTTCCAACTCGTGCGGCTGCCGCCCTACTCCGTCAACCGGAGCAAGCGACTGGCCAAGAGCCCGAAGC
The Acidobacteriota bacterium DNA segment above includes these coding regions:
- a CDS encoding ATP-binding protein, which gives rise to MPTARDATTSPGAGRRRKLPIGIQTFSEIRTGGYYYVDKTAGLRRLIDAGKHFFLSRPRRFGKSLLVDTLKQLFEGNRPLFEGLAIHDHWDWTVRHPVLRLDFSGGDFTAPDTLPAQVADQIAAAERRAGLAGAYASLPGRFAGLIEALHQQRGQRVVVLVDEYDKPILDALETPDTARANRNFLRGLYGTIKSSDAHVRFTLLTGVSRFSKVSLFSGLNNLIDVTLDPRHAALCGYTDADLDTVFAPELPGLDRDAIRDWYDGYRWVDGETVYNPFDILLLFDRREFGAYWFETGTPAFLIDTLVSRGVETFALDGLLGTDELLSSFDVDDVAPEALLFQTGYLTIREVERIDGTRYYRLGYPNREVRQSLNQGMLRHLVRGASRGAEPGPRLLALLRVNDFAGLEELFRAFFAGIPHQWHASNDIARYEGYYASVFYACLAALGLDVRVEDSTSRGRLDLAVAFNDQMYLFEFKVVERAAAGAALAQLRNKRYAEKYRGLGAPIHLIGVEFSQATRGLTAFDVATD